The Treponema succinifaciens DSM 2489 region AAGCAACAGCTGAAGACGGCTGACTGCAAGCTCCTGAATTTTAGTTTTTAGTCTGAAATATTTTTGACTTTCATTTTCTTTAAAAACAAAACCAAAATCCGCCTTGGAACTTTTTACATTTTTTTCCAAAGCATTTTCATTTGTTTCTTCTACAAGTTCACCGTCAAGTTTTTCATTTAAAAAAGAAATCAATTTGAAAGCATCGCAATTAAAAAGAACACGGTGAATCGGCTCAAAGGTCAACCCAGAATCATAAATGTTTACAATCTCAACAAGAGCATAGCGCGCATTTAAATCTGACGAATCAGAATTTTTACATTCGTCCCAAACAGCCTTTGCAGTCGCCAAAGAATGGTTTCCGTCTCCAACAGCAAACAAAAAAGAATTTCCTTCGCCGTCAGAATTTTCTCTCTTTAATTTTTCAAGTGCAGAAGAAATTTTTTCAAATGCCTCTTTTGATTTTACAGCCCAGCCTGAAACATGACCGGCATTCATCATCAAGTTTCCGTCATAAACCGGCGGATTTTTTCTAGCTTCACTGCCAGCTTCTTCTATAAGGCAATGCTCAGAATCGTTCACCAAAAGCATAATGTGAGGAAGCTCAAGCGGCGCATCTTTTCTGATTTCTTTTCGAACAGGAATTCTTTCCGGAATAGTAGCTTCCGTGGCGCGGATTAAACTTTTTGAAAAAGGCTTCCATTCATAAGTTTCCAAATCAATCGCAGCAACAAGACCGCGGCGGACTCTTCCGTAGCAAGTCTTTCGCTCAACATAAATAAATTCCTTTTCAGGCAAATCAAAAATATTCTCATCAAGATATTTTTTCATTGTCTGGCGGATTTTTTCTATGCGTTCTTTTTTATCTGAAGAAGAAAGAAAAATTTCCGGCAAAATCAAATTCAAAGTTGAAGGAGAACTGCCGACAATTTCTTCTGTTTTTTTCCAATAATCAAAATCCTGCGTATACTGATCGCACGCCACAACGCACCAAGTATTTAACTCTTTTTTTCTAGGCAAAAGAATTTCCGGGATTTGTATTCCAAACTGCTCAAAATTTTCCATAAAAAAATTATATAGATATTTTTCAATTTTAGCCATAAGAGAAAACCAAAATTGAATTTTCTGAAAATTGCAATTATAATTAAGTAATGGCAGGATTAGAATTTCAGCAAAAGCAGATTCAGTCTCAAATTCAAATAATGAGCCAAAAGCAAATTCAGGCTTTGAAACTTTTAGCCATGAACTCAAAAGATTTGACTGAAGAAATTTACAAAGCCGCAGAAGAAAATCCTGCGCTTGTCATAACAAAAGACAAATCAAACTGGGACGGAACAAAAATATCATCAGCAACTGCAAGCGGAGAAGTAGCAAGCGAAAATTTTCAGGCGGCACTTGAAGCAAAAGCAGATGAGCGGGAATCATTGCAGGAACATCTTTTGTCCCAATTGAATGCAATGCGTCTTGGCGCAACTGAAAAAACTTTATGCGAAAAACTCATTTATAATCTTGACGCAAAAGGATTTTATATTCTTGCTCCAGTTTCGCTTCTTGATAAAAAAAACAAACTGCAAACGCCGGGGCTTTTGGAAAAATGCATTGAAATTGTAAGGCAGTTTGAACCTTGCGGAGTTTGCGTTGCAAACACAGAAGAAAGTCTGCTTGTGCAGGCAGAGCAAAAAGAAAATGCGCCGATTCTTGCAATCTTTATTTTGGACGGAAAATTAAAATTCCTTGATCCGCCGCGTCCTGAAAAAGTTCTCCAGAAAATTCAAGAATATCTTTTAGAACAAAAAAAACTTTTTGCAAATTCACAAAACGAAAAATATAAAAATTTAAATCCTGTAATTCAAGATGTGGAAAAGGCAATTGATTTTATACGGACGCTTGATCCTTTTCCTGCGCGGAATTTCAGCACAAAAGAAATTCATTTTATTTCTCCAGATGTTTATGTAGAAAAAATTCAGGAAAGATTTCAAGAAAATCAAATTGAAGACAACATTGTTACAAGCGGAAAAAACTCCTGGAATGTGCGGCTTGCAAAGGACAACTTCCCGCAAGTTTCCATAAACCCGGAATTTTTAAAGCTTGCAAAAAACAATTCAAAAAATTCTTTATCAATAAAAACTGAAATAAAAAAAGCAAAAGATTTTTTAGACACTTTGGAATTCAGGCAAAACACGCTTTTAAGATCATGCATCGAAATTGTGCGGACTCAAACTGATTTTTTTCTGCACGGACAAGGCAACTTGGTTCCTTTAAGGCAACAGGACATTGCGGACAAACTTAAAGTCCACGAAACAACAATTTCACGAATGGCAAACAGCAAATTTCTTCAATGTGAATGGGGACTTTTTGACATAAAATATTTTTTCACAAATGCCGCAAGTAAAAAAAACAAAACAATAAGCCAAGACAAGGCAATGGCAGAATTAAAAAAAATACTGAACTCTTCCACCGGAAAAAAAATGAGCGACAAAAAGCTTTCAGAGGAACTAGAAAAACTTGGAATAAAAATTGCGCGCAGAACAGTTGCAAAATACAGAAACAAACTCAACATAGATTCTTCGTACAACAGGCAATAAAAAAGGCTGCCCTTTTTAGACAGCCCGCATTGTTTTAATGCCCAGATATAAAAACTATTTCTTTGAAAGAAAAATTATTTTTTCTCCTGGACTTTATCTTTTTCTTTCTTTATTTTTGTATCAAGAACATCCATCATTTTGTTGAGCGCAGCCGCAAAGTCAAAATCATCGCCTGTAACATGAGCATTTCCGCCCCATCTAAAGTTAACAGTTGTATCAAAGTAAAATTTCTTGTCTTCCTTTACGTGCATAATCAAGTCAACGATAAGATTTTCAGCGTAGCTTATACGCTCCAGTTTTTTGTTGATAAGAGCTGTCTGGTCTGAATCCAAAGTAAAGCCCTGTGCAGATATTGATTTTGTCATAGTTTTTCTCCTAATAAGTATATTTAAATTCCGCAGCAAACTGCCGCCGCAATCTTTTTAAGATTACACTAATATTATACTACGGAATATTCCAAAAAGCAAAGAAAAGTTTTTTTTATAAAAAACACTTGACAGAATCCCGGGGGGGGGTACAATAAAATATCCCATTTTTCTGGAGGTAAATATGAAAAAAGGAGTAGGTTTATTGTTGTCTATGCTGATTTTAGCGGCAACACTAACAGGCTGCATTTCTATGACACCACTTAGTGATGCAGGAGCTTTTCCAGGTGATGCGCAAAGCTATGAAGTTCTTGGACGTGTAGAAGTAAAATCTTCAGCCACAAATTCTGGCTACAGCAAGCTTTATGCAGAAGCAAAGAAAAAGTACCCTGAATGCGATGACGTTGTAAATGTAAAAGTTGACGCAAAGAAAACAGTGTTCCTTATTTTTACATTCAACAGTTACAACATGAGCGGAATTGCTATCAGCTATAAATAATAACTAAAATTTATTTATAGCAAATTGGCTGCCAAAACGCATAATGAATTAAACTTCATAATGTTCTTAGGCAGCCTTTTTTATTTTGTAAGTGCAAGCTGTTCGGCAATGTTAAAGCAACGGTCGCCTATTTTTTCTATCTGGCGCACTAAATCCATGTACAAAAGCTCGGCCTTTACATCCGCACCATCTTCAAGTCGTTTGCGCGCTATTTTTTTCAAGGCTTTGCGTTCTGCGTCAATCTGGGATTCAAGTTCATTCGCAAAATCAAGCTGCTCCTTTGAAAGAGCCTTGTTGATATTTTTATAGATAAACTGAAGCAACTGCCGCGCAAGCTCAAGATAAGGAATCAGGCGGTCAAAATCTTCTTTCTTAAATACGTAGTGTTTTTCCGTTATGCGCTTCAAATAAACGCCAATGCTCAGACAGTCATCAGACATAGATTCAAGTTCGCCTGTAATCGAAATCATCACGTTTATATTTTCACGGAGCTTGTCATCAATATCAAGCTGGGCGCATTTTAAAAGATACTTTGTAAGCTGTTCCTGCAT contains the following coding sequences:
- a CDS encoding HPF/RaiA family ribosome-associated protein translates to MTKSISAQGFTLDSDQTALINKKLERISYAENLIVDLIMHVKEDKKFYFDTTVNFRWGGNAHVTGDDFDFAAALNKMMDVLDTKIKKEKDKVQEKK
- a CDS encoding RNA polymerase factor sigma-54, whose protein sequence is MAGLEFQQKQIQSQIQIMSQKQIQALKLLAMNSKDLTEEIYKAAEENPALVITKDKSNWDGTKISSATASGEVASENFQAALEAKADERESLQEHLLSQLNAMRLGATEKTLCEKLIYNLDAKGFYILAPVSLLDKKNKLQTPGLLEKCIEIVRQFEPCGVCVANTEESLLVQAEQKENAPILAIFILDGKLKFLDPPRPEKVLQKIQEYLLEQKKLFANSQNEKYKNLNPVIQDVEKAIDFIRTLDPFPARNFSTKEIHFISPDVYVEKIQERFQENQIEDNIVTSGKNSWNVRLAKDNFPQVSINPEFLKLAKNNSKNSLSIKTEIKKAKDFLDTLEFRQNTLLRSCIEIVRTQTDFFLHGQGNLVPLRQQDIADKLKVHETTISRMANSKFLQCEWGLFDIKYFFTNAASKKNKTISQDKAMAELKKILNSSTGKKMSDKKLSEELEKLGIKIARRTVAKYRNKLNIDSSYNRQ
- a CDS encoding DUF1015 domain-containing protein; protein product: MENFEQFGIQIPEILLPRKKELNTWCVVACDQYTQDFDYWKKTEEIVGSSPSTLNLILPEIFLSSSDKKERIEKIRQTMKKYLDENIFDLPEKEFIYVERKTCYGRVRRGLVAAIDLETYEWKPFSKSLIRATEATIPERIPVRKEIRKDAPLELPHIMLLVNDSEHCLIEEAGSEARKNPPVYDGNLMMNAGHVSGWAVKSKEAFEKISSALEKLKRENSDGEGNSFLFAVGDGNHSLATAKAVWDECKNSDSSDLNARYALVEIVNIYDSGLTFEPIHRVLFNCDAFKLISFLNEKLDGELVEETNENALEKNVKSSKADFGFVFKENESQKYFRLKTKIQELAVSRLQLLLDEFISCNKEIEIDYIHGNEEVFRLGAQKNAVAILLPPIAKDSFFETISSRGPLPRKSFSMGEASEKRFYLECRKLFSSDRLSVNP